One stretch of Indicator indicator isolate 239-I01 chromosome 36, UM_Iind_1.1, whole genome shotgun sequence DNA includes these proteins:
- the MYDGF gene encoding myeloid-derived growth factor produces the protein MAAPSGRSSRWLWAALVPAALLCLAARAAEEASTAEFDVRPGGEVHSFSRSLGDYSCTFTYSAQGGTNEQWQMTVGVSEDNLLFSCSLWRPQGKSYLFFTQFKAEVKGAKIEHAMAYSQAAVGAQSDIPLKQEEFEVTETTVSHREGKFRFELSKLMIVARTPRDEL, from the exons ATGGCGGCGCCCAGCGGGAGGAGCAGCCGGTGGCTGTGGGCCGCGCTGGTGCCCGCCGCTCTGCTGTGCCTGGCGGCCCGGGCCGCGGAGGAAGCGAGCACGGCTGAATTCGACGTGCGGCCCGGCGGGGAGGTTCACTCCTTTTCTCGGAGCCTG GGGGATTACAGCTGCACCTTCACCTACTCAGCTCAGGGAGGAACGAATGAG cagtggcagaTGACCGTCGGAGTCAGTGAGGAcaacctgctcttctcctgctccctctggaG GCCCCAAGGGAAGTCTTATCTCTTCTTTACCCAGTTTAAAGCTGAAGTGAAGGGAGCCAAGATCGAGCATGCCATGGCTTAT tctcaagctgcagtgGGTGCCCAAAGTGATATCCCCCTAAAACAGGAAGAGTTTGAAGTCACTGAAACAACAG tctctcacaGGGAAGGGAAGTTCCGTTTTGAACTCTCCAAACTCATGATTGTAGCAAGAACACCCCGTGACGAGCTGTGA
- the LOC128978315 gene encoding procathepsin L-like, with amino-acid sequence MAMPLWLLLALLGCTTAPDPALEEMWEGWKSLHAKEYPAEAEAARRAVWEQNLRRIQQHNREEARGQHSFRLAMNHHGDLTDEEFNQLLNGFSPAGRDEPAPIYKASAALKTPAEVDWRTKGYVTPVKNQGHCGSCWAFSATGALEGLVFKQTGKLVVLSEQNLIDCSWKLGNHGCHGGYMTCAFRYVRDNGGLNSEHLYPYTATDTSSCQYNPQDRAANCSATWLVAQGSEAALEQAVATVGPVSVAVDASSFHFHFYKSGIFSSKFCSHRVNHGMLVVGYGTSQEQGHNTSYWILKNSWSERWGEQGYIRLLKGADNQCGVASQASFPML; translated from the exons ATGGCCATGccactgtggctgctgctggccctgctgggctGTACCACAGCACCAGATCCTGCCCTGGAGGAGATGTGGGAAGGGTGGAAGAGCCTCCACGCCAAGGAGTACCCAGCG GAGGCTGAGGCCGCTCGCAGGGCGGTCTGGGAGCAGAACCTGCGGCGCATCCAGCAGCACAACCGCGAGGAGGCGAGAGGGCAGCACAGCTTCCGCCTGGCCATGAACCACCACGGGGACCTG ACAGATGAGGAGTTCAATCAGCTCTTGAATGGCTTCAGCCCAGCAGGGCGGGATGAGCCAGCACCCATCTACAAAGCATCAGCAGCCCTGAAGACCCCAGCAGAGGTGGACTGGAGGACAAAAGGCTATGTGACACCTGTAAAGAACCAG GGACACTGTGGGTCCTGCTGGGCGTTCAGTGCCACGGGGGCCTTGGAGGGGCTGGTTTTCAAGCAGACAGGGAagctggtggtgctgagtgagCAGAACCTCATCGACTGCTCCTGGAAGCTGGGCAACCACGGCTGCCATGGTGGCTACATGACCTGCGCCTTCCGGTACGTGCGGGACAACGGAGGCCTCAACTCGGAGCACCTCTACCCTTACACGGCCACG gacacctccagctgccaATACAACCCCCAGGACAGGGCAGCCAACTGCTCTGCCACCTGGCTGGTGGCTcagggcagtgaggcagcactggagcaggcagtgGCAACCGTGGGCCCTGTGTCTGTGGCAGTGGATGCCAGCAGCTTCCACTTCCACTTCTACAAGTCAG GCATCTTCAGCAGCAAGTTTTGCAGCCACAGGGTGAACCACGGGATGCTGGTTGTGGGCTATGGCACGAGCCAGGAGCAGGGCCACAACACCAGCTACTGGATCCTAAAGAACAG CTGGTCAGAGCGCTGGGGTGAGCAGGGCTACATCCGCCTGCTCAAAGGTGCTGACAACCAGTGTGGGGTGGCCAGCCAGGCCAGCTTCCCCATGCTGTGA